From a single Abyssibacter profundi genomic region:
- a CDS encoding response regulator, which yields MLNADARAALTQLVQRYHASLTKKRADLVAAHQAAVEDDWSEEGTAAFKLLVHRMAGSAASYGFTELGDAARMLDQVLQFREHGTAPDHVGDYFDRLLRDLDGCIRRPPPGDPHAEQGRHEDEHRLTEMPRVVLVDDDPAMVDILSRQLMAVGFDVSGFTDPFASMEAVTKIRPAVILMDLMFTEGEDYGFQIAEAMVARLRYKPGLVYLSQRTDVRARQWAVDSGADAFFTKPVNVTALAQLLEQFSGRGEQAYVENGRVAIVEDDQQIGQYYATLLEGSGFRTALISEPVTALERLLDFRPDLVLMDMQMPDLDGIELTQILRHHESLFDIPVLFLTSVTDPGLLRGALRAGADALLSKGDDPELILSVVQRRIQRFRRVTYTLTRDPLTRLYNRPALMERVSFELQRAQREGQAFCMAVFDIDGFRQFNETHGRTAGDQVLREITEGVRSRLRQVDVIGRYGGDEIMIIMPSTRLCSGDAVMQELTSRVSETPIELGDKRFDITISTAVIECQLTRHDSSHSVLQQALSQLEALLKTAGPGQVRSGELSTSATNELLHGGGQRQLA from the coding sequence ATGTTGAACGCAGACGCCCGCGCAGCGCTCACCCAGCTCGTCCAGCGCTACCACGCTTCGCTCACCAAAAAGCGTGCGGACCTGGTGGCTGCGCACCAGGCTGCGGTTGAAGACGATTGGAGCGAGGAGGGCACGGCGGCGTTCAAGCTGCTGGTTCACCGCATGGCCGGCTCCGCTGCCTCTTATGGATTCACCGAACTGGGCGACGCCGCCCGCATGCTCGATCAGGTGTTGCAATTCCGCGAGCACGGCACGGCACCGGATCACGTCGGTGACTACTTTGATCGCCTGCTGCGTGATCTCGATGGCTGCATCCGCCGGCCACCGCCGGGCGACCCGCATGCCGAGCAGGGGCGTCACGAAGACGAACACCGCCTGACCGAAATGCCGCGCGTAGTGCTGGTCGATGATGATCCGGCAATGGTCGACATCCTCAGCCGGCAACTCATGGCCGTGGGGTTCGACGTGTCCGGATTCACCGATCCCTTTGCGTCAATGGAGGCCGTGACCAAGATCCGGCCCGCCGTCATTCTCATGGACCTGATGTTTACAGAGGGCGAGGATTACGGTTTCCAGATCGCCGAGGCCATGGTGGCACGGCTGCGCTACAAGCCAGGGCTTGTGTACCTCTCCCAGCGAACCGATGTCCGGGCTCGGCAATGGGCGGTGGACTCGGGGGCCGACGCCTTCTTCACCAAGCCGGTTAACGTCACGGCCCTGGCGCAGCTGCTGGAGCAGTTCTCCGGCCGCGGCGAGCAGGCCTATGTCGAGAACGGCCGCGTGGCCATTGTCGAGGATGATCAGCAAATCGGTCAGTACTACGCGACCCTGCTAGAGGGGTCGGGATTCCGGACGGCGTTGATCAGCGAGCCGGTGACGGCGTTGGAGCGCCTGCTGGACTTCCGCCCGGATCTCGTCCTGATGGACATGCAAATGCCGGATCTCGACGGTATCGAGCTCACGCAGATCCTGCGCCATCACGAAAGCCTGTTCGACATCCCGGTGCTATTCCTGACCAGCGTGACCGACCCGGGGCTGCTGCGTGGCGCGTTGCGTGCGGGGGCCGATGCCTTGCTTTCGAAAGGCGACGACCCCGAGTTGATCCTGTCCGTGGTACAGCGGCGCATCCAACGCTTCCGTCGCGTCACGTACACGCTAACGCGCGATCCGTTGACCCGCCTCTACAACCGGCCCGCGCTGATGGAGCGTGTCAGCTTCGAGCTGCAGCGCGCCCAGCGTGAGGGGCAGGCGTTTTGCATGGCGGTCTTCGATATCGATGGTTTCCGGCAGTTCAACGAGACGCACGGCCGCACCGCGGGTGATCAGGTGCTGCGTGAAATCACCGAGGGCGTGCGCTCACGCCTGCGCCAGGTCGATGTGATCGGGCGGTATGGCGGCGATGAAATCATGATCATCATGCCATCGACCCGGCTCTGCAGTGGCGATGCGGTCATGCAGGAACTGACCAGTCGTGTTTCCGAAACGCCGATCGAACTCGGCGATAAGCGATTCGATATCACCATCAGCACGGCCGTGATTGAGTGCCAGCTCACCCGGCATGATTCATCGCATTCGGTGCTGCAACAGGCACTCAGCCAGCTGGAGGCGCTGCTCAAGACGGCAGGGCCTGGCCAGGTGCGTTCGGGCGAGCTGAGTACCAGTGCCACCAATGAACTGCTTCACGGCGGAGGGCAGCGCCAGCTCGCATGA
- a CDS encoding TRAP transporter small permease subunit gives MIDQSRARESALERAAGYAAALPTWIGRTAAWMAVVMALLCFAIVALRYGWSLGWVAMQEGLTAANATLFMLALAWVLGTDGHVRVDVFYSRFSPRRKCWIDLIGTVLLLWPVCGYVMIESLDYVAAAWRVREGSREPGGLPGVYLIKTLIPVAASLLMLQGLAIAFRAWAALRRPS, from the coding sequence ATGATCGATCAATCGCGCGCCAGGGAGTCGGCGCTGGAACGGGCCGCTGGCTACGCGGCTGCTCTACCCACATGGATTGGGCGCACCGCGGCCTGGATGGCGGTGGTCATGGCGTTGCTGTGCTTCGCCATCGTGGCACTGCGCTACGGCTGGAGCCTGGGCTGGGTGGCGATGCAGGAGGGGCTGACGGCCGCGAATGCCACGCTATTCATGCTGGCACTGGCCTGGGTGCTGGGCACCGATGGTCATGTGCGTGTCGATGTGTTCTACAGCCGGTTCTCGCCGCGGCGAAAGTGCTGGATCGATTTAATCGGCACGGTGTTGCTGCTGTGGCCGGTCTGCGGCTACGTCATGATCGAAAGCCTGGACTATGTGGCCGCTGCCTGGCGTGTGCGTGAAGGGTCGCGCGAGCCGGGCGGGCTGCCCGGCGTCTATTTGATCAAGACCCTGATTCCCGTCGCGGCCAGCCTGCTCATGCTCCAGGGGCTGGCGATTGCGTTCCGGGCCTGGGCAGCGTTGAGGCGGCCATCATGA
- a CDS encoding TRAP transporter large permease, with product MSWIAVLMFVVVCAVLLAGYPVALTLAGVALAFAGIGAVAGVFDPAFLQAVPNRIFGIMMNETLVAVPLFVLMGVVLERSRVAEQLLTGMASLFGAVRGGLAVSVVLVGALLAASTGIIGATVVTMGLLSLPVMLRAGYAPTVATGTICASGTLGQLIPPSIVLVLLGDVMSSAYQQAQIRMGVFSPETVSVGDLFMGALLPGLLLVAAYILWLLILAYRRADLMPAAEVERVALWRVLGSILPPVLLIGAVLGSIMLGIATPTEAASVGAVGAMLIAVLRRRLGWRDLQACAESTAQITAMVFLILIGASIFSLVFRGYGGDELVAEMLQGLPGGTVTAVVAVMLLMFLLGFILDFIEITFVVVPIVGPILLAMGVDPVWLGVMMALNLQTSFLTPPFGFALFYLRGVAPASVPTPAIYRGVLPFILIQLVLMGLLAAWPGLATWLPDLLN from the coding sequence ATGAGCTGGATTGCCGTGCTCATGTTTGTTGTGGTCTGCGCCGTCTTGCTGGCCGGCTACCCCGTGGCGCTGACCCTGGCCGGTGTGGCCCTGGCATTTGCCGGCATCGGTGCGGTGGCGGGAGTGTTCGATCCGGCCTTTCTGCAGGCGGTTCCCAATCGCATTTTCGGCATCATGATGAACGAGACGCTGGTCGCCGTTCCGCTGTTCGTGCTGATGGGTGTGGTGCTCGAGCGTTCCCGGGTTGCCGAACAACTGCTCACCGGCATGGCCAGCCTGTTTGGCGCGGTGCGGGGCGGACTGGCGGTTAGCGTGGTGCTCGTCGGCGCGCTGCTGGCGGCCTCCACCGGCATCATCGGCGCCACGGTGGTCACCATGGGGCTGTTGTCGTTGCCGGTCATGCTGCGCGCCGGGTATGCCCCCACCGTCGCCACTGGGACGATTTGCGCCTCGGGCACGTTGGGTCAGCTGATCCCGCCTTCCATCGTGCTGGTGCTGCTAGGCGACGTGATGTCCTCCGCCTACCAGCAGGCGCAGATTCGCATGGGCGTATTCTCGCCAGAGACGGTCTCGGTCGGCGATTTGTTCATGGGCGCCTTGTTGCCGGGGTTGCTGCTTGTGGCCGCTTATATTCTCTGGCTGTTGATACTGGCCTATCGCCGGGCTGACCTGATGCCGGCGGCCGAGGTTGAACGCGTGGCCCTTTGGCGTGTGCTGGGCAGCATTTTGCCGCCGGTGCTGCTGATCGGTGCCGTGTTGGGCTCGATCATGCTGGGCATTGCCACGCCCACCGAAGCCGCCTCCGTTGGGGCGGTGGGTGCGATGCTGATTGCGGTACTGCGCCGTCGTCTGGGATGGCGAGACCTGCAGGCCTGCGCCGAGTCCACCGCTCAGATCACCGCGATGGTCTTCCTGATCCTGATCGGCGCCTCGATCTTCTCGCTCGTGTTCCGTGGCTACGGTGGCGATGAATTGGTGGCGGAGATGTTGCAGGGCCTGCCAGGCGGGACGGTGACCGCTGTCGTGGCCGTCATGCTGCTGATGTTCCTGCTGGGCTTCATCCTCGACTTCATCGAAATCACCTTCGTTGTCGTCCCGATTGTCGGTCCCATTCTGCTGGCAATGGGCGTCGATCCGGTCTGGCTCGGAGTGATGATGGCGCTGAACCTGCAGACCTCGTTTTTGACGCCTCCGTTCGGGTTTGCGCTGTTCTACTTGCGCGGAGTCGCTCCGGCATCGGTGCCGACGCCGGCGATCTACCGAGGTGTGCTGCCCTTTATCCTGATCCAATTGGTGCTGATGGGCCTGTTGGCCGCATGGCCGGGATTGGCAACCTGGTTGCCGGACCTGTTGAATTAA
- a CDS encoding TRAP transporter substrate-binding protein produces the protein MKRREIVLGAMGASALAACTQQRDSAAEQPASFKPLVWKMVTTWPPNFPALGTGANDLAKLITTLSAGRLTVKVYGAGELVPPFEVFDAVSSGTAQMGHGSAYYWKGKIPEAQYFSSVPFGLTAQEMSGWLYFGGGMALWREVYAPYGLIPFDAGNTTVQTAGWFNREIKTVDDLKGLKMRIPGLGGEVLRRLGVTVQNIPGGELFQALNQGTIDATEWVGPYNDLAFGLHKAAKYCYYPGWHEPGTVLECMVNKAAYEALPADLQAIVEAACRVTSQNMVAEFTARNGRAVQTLATEHGADIRPLPATVLSHIRRVADEVARELAAENAAAAAIYESLTRYGEQTARWTQMAEGAYLAARANTA, from the coding sequence GTGAAACGACGTGAAATCGTATTGGGCGCCATGGGTGCGAGCGCCCTGGCCGCCTGCACCCAGCAGCGTGATTCCGCAGCCGAACAACCCGCCAGCTTTAAGCCGCTGGTGTGGAAAATGGTCACGACCTGGCCGCCGAACTTTCCAGCCCTGGGCACCGGCGCCAATGACCTGGCGAAGCTGATCACCACACTCTCGGCGGGGCGGCTGACGGTCAAGGTCTACGGCGCCGGTGAGCTGGTTCCACCCTTTGAAGTCTTTGACGCGGTCTCCAGCGGAACAGCCCAGATGGGACATGGTTCTGCCTATTATTGGAAAGGCAAGATTCCGGAAGCCCAGTATTTTTCGTCTGTGCCCTTCGGACTGACCGCGCAGGAGATGTCCGGCTGGCTTTATTTCGGCGGCGGCATGGCGCTGTGGCGCGAAGTCTATGCGCCCTATGGGCTGATTCCCTTTGACGCCGGCAACACCACAGTCCAGACCGCCGGGTGGTTCAATCGCGAGATCAAGACGGTGGACGACCTCAAGGGACTCAAGATGCGCATTCCTGGACTGGGCGGCGAGGTGCTCCGCCGGTTGGGTGTCACCGTGCAGAACATCCCCGGCGGTGAGCTGTTTCAGGCACTGAACCAGGGCACGATTGATGCCACGGAATGGGTAGGCCCGTACAACGACCTCGCCTTCGGGCTGCACAAGGCGGCCAAGTACTGCTACTACCCCGGCTGGCATGAGCCGGGTACGGTCCTGGAGTGCATGGTCAATAAGGCCGCCTATGAAGCGCTGCCGGCCGACCTGCAGGCGATCGTTGAAGCCGCCTGCCGCGTTACCAGCCAGAATATGGTGGCCGAGTTCACGGCGCGCAACGGCCGTGCCGTGCAGACACTGGCCACCGAACATGGCGCGGACATTCGGCCGCTACCAGCCACCGTGCTATCGCATATCCGACGGGTCGCAGACGAAGTGGCCCGAGAACTCGCGGCAGAGAATGCCGCGGCCGCCGCCATCTACGAATCGCTGACCCGCTATGGTGAGCAGACGGCACGTTGGACACAAATGGCAGAGGGCGCCTATTTGGCGGCGCGAGCGAACACGGCTTAA